Proteins co-encoded in one Daphnia carinata strain CSIRO-1 chromosome 3, CSIRO_AGI_Dcar_HiC_V3, whole genome shotgun sequence genomic window:
- the LOC132087805 gene encoding serine/threonine-protein kinase 3-like has product MLLAQYIWHVSTTSAAIPRGNNQGSVLDNEDYVRKGSYGKVFKCNYTHTDGSQLKAACKKCKIKDGAEPVFEREIQTLSHLKHLFVVEHLGVVIKNAKKYMVIELCEGSLKEYVLGKLELRSKDMLDDKIIISQVVLGMAYIHSKKIIHKDLKLENILLKRQSPESHLLLAKIADFGFAKELKPNSFSFSSTNHPGTTSYMAPELLRASPNAYPANFASDVYALGITIARIALKGRHPFTDNENLRRHLQIQGLIPPTLHHQSWDLIDLIIKLTAKEPAKRPIMALVLCHPYFVLTNAKTKRHFVDHLWTHIKSKENKENSMKQMFNSHNFQEWYRTVTADTQETVEEAKEKKEIVATARKLHPKSTIESLYGPAKQYKQKTTDALKTRFSQPDCTVESLYGPVKQYKQKIQKCFECRIRR; this is encoded by the exons ATGTTACTCGCACAATATATTTGGCACGTTTCCACTACCTCGGCCGCCATTCCCAGAGGAAACAATCAA GGATCAGTTTTGGATAATGAAGACTATGTTAGAAAAGGGTCTTATGGAAAAGTGTTCAAATGTAACTATACTCATACAGATGGAAGTCAACTTAAGGCCGCCtgcaaaaaatgtaaaataaaggATGGCGCGGAACCTGTGTTTGAACGTGAAATCCAAACCCTTTCACACTTGAAGCATTTGTTTGTCGTTGAACATCTAGGTGTCGTAATAAAGAACGCCAAAAA GTATATGGTAATCGAACTATGCGAGGGCTCCTTGAAGGAATACGTTCTAGGAAAGTTGGAACTACGTTCTAAAGACATGTTGGatgacaaaataataataagtcaAGTGGTCCTCGGCATGGCCTACATCCACagcaaaaaaatcattcacAAAGATCTAAAACTTGAAAATATCCTTCTCAAACGTCAATCACCTGAGTCCCACCTACTGTTGGCCAAAATCGCTGATTTTGGTTTTGCTAAAGAACTGAAACCGAATTCTTTCAGTTTTAGTTCCACTAATCATCCAGGTACAACATCTTATATGGCACCCGAACTTCTCCGTGCTTCTCCAAACGCTTATCCGGCCAATTTTGCCAGCGACGTGTATGCTTTGGGCATAACAATTGCACGAATTGCGTTGAAAGGAAGGCATCCTTTTACCGATAACGAAAATCTTCGACGGCATTTACAGATACAGGGTCTGATTCCGCCTACACTTCATCATCAAAGCTGGGATTTGATCGATTTGATCATTAAATTAACAGCTAAAGAACCAGCGAAACGTCCCATCATGGCCTTAGTTTTGTGCCATCCATATTTCGTCTTGACAAATGCCAAGACCAAAAGGCATTTCGTCGATCATCTATGGACACACATCAAATCAAAggagaataaagaaaattcaatgaaACAAATGTTCAACAGCCATAATTTCCAAGAGTGGTACAGAACCGTCACCGCTGATACGCAAGAAACTGTCGAAGAGGCcaaggaaaagaaggaaatcgtCGCAACAGCCAGAAAA CTTCATCCTAAAAGTACAATTGAAAGTTTGTACGGTCCAGCCaaacaatacaaacaaaaaactacgGATGCTCTGAAGACCAGATTCTCTCAACCAGATTGCACAGTTGAAAGTTTGTACGGTCCGgtaaaacaatacaaacaaaaaattcaaaaatgcttTGAATGCCGAATACGACGATAA
- the LOC130693124 gene encoding ribosomal protein S6 kinase alpha-6-like, translating into MNRVRQMESSIQFGSSNAPAMMNETLDPFIPLDNNALKIQMTYRQKSYPPPSPYNRRSTSFQASTISSKIVLGWDKGERVALKKIPFNPGESSDEKGESYWENLTKLPDDNLVKYRSFTLQDDGRYLAMELCQGSMLEYCRGTLENAVAPLIKGIDVMWQITCALDYLFRKKIGHGDLELENVLFVKIDSKPKRLAVKLSGYGYNHLQSGDNVKTDFSKLGCLYISAATKKEHRPNEALTTWHLTEIDIEAKKLAFELINLVTDARNPFTFEAGTLLRHPFFIRYCHFALPRLIKEQANEAIRRGLHDYRNLKKWEKFLGSHPQNFKDLETILFSDHDDVEISLTEASKKTPQLLSQYIWHLSTIPAAIPQGDNQIPRLQIRKPLGEGSFGNVYKCFYTNDAGIRFLAACKKSKQSPDAVKVFESEIATLSKIKHLFVIKYLEVVKMDDKQYILMELCEGSLKEYVHGKLDRIPKDSLDNKIIISQVALGLAYLHSEGIIHKDLKLENILLQRQPHDSNLVLVKIADFGFAKKLNPESLSFSATIHLGTPNYMAPELLASSGRYSANFFSDVYALGITIARIALNGDHPFTNNRDLQTTYMVQGMVPQNLLHLSWDLVDLIVKLLNKVPAKRPTMDLVLCHPYFVLTNDKTKRHFVDQFWAHLNSEKENRDDELEKIFNANNFQKWYETFVNDKKEDEETKETENIIDMFKQISPDCTPESLYCAKRYKQAITEVLKAEYDAKVGNQISQVISNSDPFVQKGANYENQMKQVII; encoded by the exons ATGAATCGCGTCCGCCAGATGGAATCTTCAATTCAGTTTGGATCGAGTAATGCGCCAGCAATGATGAATGAAACCCTGGATCCTTTTATTCCGCTGGATAACAACGCTTTAAAAATTCAG ATGACATATAGACAAAAAAGTTACCCTCCTCCGAGTCCATACAACCGGCGTTCGACTAGTTTTCAGGCCAGCACCATCAGCAGCAAAATTGTGTTAGGTTGGGACAAAGGTGAGAGGGtcgccttaaaaaaaattccgtttAATCCTGGCGAGAGTAGCGATGAAAAAGGTGAGAGCTACTGGGAAAATCTAACAAAGTTACCCGATGACAATCTGGTCAAGTATCGCAGCTTTACGCTACAGGATGATGGCAG ATACCTTGCAATGGAGTTGTGTCAGGGATCGATGCTCGAGTATTGTCGCGGCACATTAGAGAACGCAGTTGCGCCACTCATTAAAGGAATTGATGTCATGTGGCAAATTACGTGTGCCCttgattatttatttcgtAAAAAAATTGGGCACGGAGATTTGGAACTGGAAAATGTGCTTTTTGTGAAAATCGATTCGAAACCTAAGCGGCTTGCTGTCAAACTATCCGGCTACGGGTACAACCATCTGCAATCTggg GATAATGTCAAGACGGATTTCTCCAAACTCGGCTGCTTGTACATTTCTGCTGCAACTAAAAAGGAGCACAGACCAAACGAAGCTCTCACCACCTGGCATTTGACTGAAATCGACATTGAAGCCAAAAAACTTGCATTTGAATTGATTAATCTTGTGACTGATGCCAGAAATCCGTTTACTTTTGAAGCTGGCACATTACTGCGGCACCCATTTTTTATCCGTTACTGCCATTTTGCTTTACCAAGACTAATTAAAGAGCAGGCAAATGAAGCCATTAGGCGTGGATTGCACGATTACAGAAACctgaaaaaatgggaaaaatttTTGGGCAGCCACCCTCAAAATTTCAAAGATCTAGAAACAATC cTCTTTTCAGACCATGACGACGTAGAAATTTCGCTAACTGAGGCGTCAAAAAAAACACCTCAATTACTTTCGCAATACATTTGGCATCTTTCCACTATCCCGGCCGCCATCCCTCAAGGCGATAATCAA ATACCACGTCTGCAAATAAGGAAGCCTCTAGGAGAAGGGAGTTTTGGAAACGTGTACAAATGTTTTTATACCAATGACGCGGGAATACGATTTCTGGCCGCCtgcaaaaaaagtaaacagaGCCCCGACGCAGTTAAGGTGTTTGAAAGTGAAATCGCTACCCTTTCGAAAATAAAGCATTTATTCGTCATCAAGTACCTGGAAGTCGTAAAAATGGATGACAAACA GTATATCTTAATGGAATTGTGCGAGGGGTCCTTAAAGGAGTACGTTCATGGAAAGCTGGACCGAATTCCTAAAGACTCGTTggataacaaaataataataagtcaAGTGGCCCTTGGCCTGGCGTACCTCCACAGCGAAGGAATCATCCACAAAGATTTGAAACTCGAAAATATCCTTCTTCAACGTCAACCGCATGATTCCAATCTCGTGTTGGTCAAAATCGCTGATTTCGGATTTGCTAAAAAACTGAACCCGGAATCTTTAAGTTTCAGTGCCACTATCCATCTAGGCACACCAAATTACATGGCCCCCGAACTTCTTGCTTCGTCGGGTCGTTATTCGGCCAATTTTTTCAGCGACGTTTATGCTTTAGGCATAACAATTGCGCGGATAGCGTTAAATGGAGATCATCCTTTCACTAACAACAGAGACCTACAAACGACTTACATGGTACAGGGGATGGTTCCACAAAACCTTCTACATCTCAGCTGGGATCTAGTTGATTTGATCGtcaaattattaaataaagtTCCAGCAAAACGACCTACCATGGACTTAGTTTTGTGCCATCCTTATTTCGTCTTGACAAATGACAAGACCAAAAGACATTTCGTCGATCAGTTTTGGGCACATTTAAATTCGGAGAAGGAGAACAGAGACgatgaactggaaaaaatattCAACGCTAACAATTTCCAGAAGTGGTACGAAACTTTTGTTAAtgataaaaaagaagacgaagagaCTAAAGAAACGGAGAATATCATTGACATGTTCAAACAG ATTTCGCCAGATTGTACACCCGAAAGTTTGTACTGCGCCAAACGTTACAAACAAGCGATTACGGAAGTTCTGAAGGCAGAATACGATGCTAAAGTTGGAAATCAAATCAGCCAG GTCATTTCGAATTCCGACCCGTTTGTTCAAAAGGGCGCAAACtacgaaaatcaaatgaagCAGGTAATCATTTAA
- the LOC130693123 gene encoding ankyrin-2-like gives MSTQYLQRHFSRNRLHKLVENKPVLLVSYFWSCLAAPSVNQSGTTSQKNQTMPDKRKQKLARLKNWISSELQWTGLFYDNDEQITDELWKMKYPEISEISPDTKTEIIRTAAKCNISPSVWSKLLNWMKPSATSLLLPEIVQSHFQNAPKIAGMIVKKHWFPEEKFSSFHLAAFNEGNYADQIMQTLFDNKRILTVTEDGLTPAHIAAQNESNCGGSLLKVLLNNGADPNALFQNGTTPVHWAAINQGKHAVEILKLLLDRDGDSNKVDKNGFKPIHYATMNTSDSAPKLLDLLLQKRDASIIESTGRTLLHLAMLNNGDYAEEIVLKLLKNGENANSTDNEKCTPLHLAVRNHKIHKLELMRMLLHNSSDPNAADQSGLTPVHYAAASENEYAHEKLKLLLTYKGNLTIQDKDGFTPIHYAIINKGKCGNEMRKLVGVNPEKANARLNTNGETLLHRLVSKNDGHLKLVEMVIQNGGDPNATDKFGRSPVHAVVILNESFAGLEMLRLLLANGGNVNLQDKEKQFTPVHYVSSSLRGRLSEKMEILLGHGGDANKQGNDGITPLHLAVANSGIYAPQLTRMLLNLKANPNAMDAQKRTPLHEAIGNVNDDIRFDAIQQLVEKGANPNARDSNGLTPLHYAVQSRRRDSAKVVEFLLEHEGDMNIADNEGMTPHRLAKYCLPECLPFEKESLSK, from the exons ATGTCAACGCAGTATCTTCAACGGCACTTTTCCCGAAATCGCTTGCACAAGCTGGTTGAAAATAAACCGGTGCTTTTAGTGTCGTATTTCTGGTCTTGCTTAGCCGCCCCGAGCGTCAATCAGTCAGGGACAACTAGTCAGAAAAACCAGACTATGCctgacaaaagaaaacaaaaactggcTCGACTAAAAAACTGG ATTAGCAGTGAGTTACAATGGACGGGCCTATTTTACGACAACGACGAACAAATCACCGACGAGCTATGGAAAATGAAGTATCCCGAAATTTCCGAAATCTCGCCAGACACAAAAACTGAAATTATACGAACAGCGGCGAAATGTAACATATCGCCATCAGTATGGTCAAAATTGCTGAATTGGATGAAACCAAGCGCTACGTCACTGCTGCTTCCTGAAATAGTTCAAAGCCACTTTCAAAATGCTCCAAAAATTGCAGGAATGATTGTAAAAAAACATTGGTTCCcggaagaaaaattttcttcgtttcatcTGGCAGCCTTTAATGAAGGAAACTACGCGGATCAAATAATGCAAACGTTATTTGATAACAAAAGAATTCTAACCGTGACCGAAGATGGACTTACTCCAGCTCACATCGCAGCCCAAAATGAGTCGAATTGCGGAGGTAGTCTGTTGAAAGTTCTCCTGAATAACGGAGCGGACCCAAACGCTCTTTTTCAAAACGGAACCACACCCGTCCACTGGGCAGCCATAAATCAAGGGAAACACGCAGTCGAAATTCTAAAACTCTTACTCGATCGCGATGGCGATAGCAATAAGGTCGATAAAAATGGTTTCAAGCCAATTCATTATGCAACCATGAATACCAGCGATTCAGCGCCTAAACTATTAGACTTGCTCCTCCAAAAACGAGATGCCAGCATCATCGAAAGCACTGGAAGGACATTACTTCACTTGGCAATGTTAAACAATGGAGACTATGCCGAAGAAATCGTCCTAAAATTGctaaaaaatggagaaaatgcCAATAGCACTGATAATGAAAAGTGCACCCCTCTTcatctagcagtaagaaaCCATAAAATTCATAAGCTTGAATTGATGCGAATGTTATTACACAACAGCAGCGATCCGAATGCTGCTGACCAATCAGGACTGACACCTGTTCACTACGCAGCGGCTAGTGAAAACGAATATGCCCACGAAAAACTAAAACTTTTGTTAACCTATAAGGGAAATTTGACTATTCAAGACAAAGACGGATTCACTCCTATTCATTATGCCATCATCAATAAAGGCAAATGTGGGAACGAAATGAGAAAACTAGTAGGCGTCAACCCGGAAAAGGCAAACGCACGCCTCAACACCAATGGTGAAACGCTTCTTCATCGCCTTGTCAGTAAAAATGATGGTCATCTGAAACTTGTTGAAATGGTAATCCAAAACGGAGGCGATCCCAACGCAACAGACAAGTTTGGACGGTCACCTGTTCATGCAGTCGTCATCTTAAACGAATCATTTGCGGGACTAGAAATGTTGAGGCTGCTGCTTGCAAATGGAGGAAACGTTAACCTACAGGacaaggaaaaacaatttacGCCTGTTCACTATGTGTCATCTAGCTTGAGAGGTAGGTTATCTGAAAAGATGGAAATTCTCCTGGGCCACGGCGGAGATGCAAACAAGCAGGGCAATGACGGGATCACGCCCCTACACTTAGCGGTTGCAAACTCGGGAATTTACGCACCTCAACTGACAAGAATGTTACTCAACCTTAAAGCTAATCCGAATGCTATGGATGCCCAAAAGCGAACACCTTTACATGAAGCAATCGGAAATGTGAACGATGACATTAGGTTTGACGCTATCCAGCAACTCGTCGAAAAAGGGGCAAATCCGAACGCTCGCGACAGCAACGGATTGACACCGTTGCACTACGCCGTTCAAAGTAGAAGACGTGATTCGGCCAAAGTGGTGGAGTTTCTGTTAGAACACGAGGGAGACATGAACATCGCAGACAATGAAGGTATGACGCCACACCGGCTTGCCAAATACTGCCTGCCCGAGTGCTTGcctttcgaaaaagaaagccTTTCTAAATAA
- the LOC130693126 gene encoding uncharacterized protein LOC130693126 codes for MASRKKRYPPPWAIHRRQPSVSASANSSGVVLGYDKGERVTLQKIPFKPDEKRDEESERYWENLTKLRDDNLVQYRSFTLQDDGRYLAMELCQGTMLEYCRGKLDSAIASLVKGIDVMWQITCAVDYLDRQGIGHGDLKLENVLFKKVDSEPQRVIAKLSGYGCNFLQSRDDVKTDFSKLGRFYISAATKRETRPKGPRTTWNLVGIDSEAQNLALELINLVAIAKKPFTFEAGTLLRHPFFIRYCQFALPRLFNEQANKEILTRLKMKENLTIWTKSLGNGQPSHEDFSDLERILFLENKDMETSLIEVSTRTLELLSQYIWHLSTTSAAIPQVDKQRSRLEIREPLGNGSFGDVYKCFYTNNDGMQILAACKTSKTGDESINVFQREIVTLKQLENLFIIKYLEVVEVDKKPYIVMELCQGSLKEYVLGTLKRIPKDSFDDKIIISQVALGMAYLHSKGIIHKDLKLENILLQCQPPKSNIILIKIADFGIAKKLKPESSSFSVTSLPGTQSYMAPELLRAPEGLYPANFSSDVYALGITIARIVLKGDHPFPGPLYAQTNSMARGMVPPNLQHLNWDLIDLILKLTDKDPGKRPSMALVLCHPYFVLTNDKTKRHFIDHLWAHSNSKEDKKNSMKQMFNSHNFQEWYTTITADTQETAKEIADREETHRLFSQIQPDCTVESLYGPAKQYKQKIQNVLKAEYDDKIANQINQIISNHVLFVHDHTHGRTISQPTAESIDHRETSEKNANLGNEISKTSTVQFLQNQFSLNRLHKMVKTKPALLVSYLWSCLADTINNKPADPSETAMNQQNPMSSGKRKYQLAQFRKLITNELQWSSLFYDDDEQIADELWKMKYPESNEIPQEAKKEIMRTAAKCNISPAIWSELLNWMGTSADSVLLHEVVQSHVPNAPKIADMLLQKYLLKEEQLSSFHLVAFNEGSYAYGIMKMLFDNKIIPTVTEDGLTPVHIAAQNESNCGWAMLKLLLDNGADPNARFQNGTTPVHWAVMNQGRHAAEMLKLLLDRGGDSDKIDENGLEPIHYATLNTSDSAFMLLDVLLKKRGANATDSTGRTLLHFAVLNEGHFAQEILNKLIESGENPNARDDKGRTPLHLATRDEKIHQLELMRILLQNSGDPNAIDQSGWTPVHYAAASENEDAHEKLKLLLTCKENLTIQDKDGLTPIHCTIINKGKCGDKMRKLVGVNPEKTNAHLNCNGETLLHNLVSKNDGKLDLVQMVIDNGGDPNATDKFGRSPVHSVVRLNESLAGLNMLRLLLENGGNVNLQDKANQFTPVHYAASSLKLGVPEKMKILLKSGGDVNKQGNDRITPLHLAVGNSGIYGPQLTRMLLKLEANPNAMDTQQRTPLHEAIRNAQDDISFDAIHQLVGMGANPNARDSNGWTPMHYAVQHRRRNSVKMVELLLQHGGSMKIKDNKGMTPHRLAKCCLPECLPIYKRLNNEE; via the exons ATGGCATCCAGAAAAAAACGTTACCCTCCTCCGTGGGCAATCCACCGGCGTCAGCCTAGTGTTTCGGCCAGCGCCAACAGCAGCGGAGTTGTGCTCGGTTACGATAAGGGTGAGAGGGTCACTTTGCAAAAAATTCCGTTTAAACCTGATGAGAAGAGGGATGAAGAAAGTGAGCGCTACTGGGAAAATCTCACAAAGTTACGCGATGATAATCTGGTCCAGTATCGCAGCTTTACGCTACAGGATGATGGCAG ATACCTTGCAATGGAGTTGTGTCAGGGAACGATGCTCGAATACTGTCGCGGAAAATTAGACAGCGCAATTGCGTCACTCGTTAAAGGAATTGATGTCATGTGGCAAATTACGTGCGCTGTCGATTACCTCGATCGCCAAGGAATTGGGCACGGAGATTTGAAACTGGAAAAtgtgctttttaaaaaagtcgATTCGGAACCCCAACGGGTTATTGCCAAACTATCCGGATATGGATGCAATTTTCTCCAATCTagg GATGACGTCAAGACGGATTTCTCCAAACTCGGCCGCTTTTACATTTCCGCTGCAACTAAAAGGGAGACGAGGCCAAAGGGACCTCGCACCACGTGGAATTTGGTTGGAATCGATTCTGAGGCCCAAAATCTTGCATTGGAATTGATTAATCTTGTGGCTATTGCTAAAAAACCGTTTACGTTTGAAGCTGGCACATTACTGCGACACCCGTTTTTTATCCGTTACTGCCAATTTGCGTTACCAAGACTATTTAACGAGCAGGCTAACAAGGAAATTTTGACAAggttaaaaatgaaagaaaacctTACAATATGGACGAAATCTTTAGGTAATGGCCAGCCTTCACACGAAGATTTCAGCGACCTAGAGAGGATT ctttttttagaaaataaagacATGGAAACTTCGTTAATTGAGGTGTCCACAAGAACACTTGAATTACTTTCGCAATACATTTGGCATCTTTCCACTACCTCAGCTGCCATCCCTCAAGTAGATAAACAA AGATCCCGTCTGGAAATAAGAGAGCCTTTAGGAAATGGGAGTTTTGGAGATGTGTACAAATGTTTTTATACCAATAACGACGGAATGCAAATTCTGGCTGCCTGCAAAACAAGTAAAACAGGCGACGAATCCATTAACGTATTTCAACGCGAAATCGTTACTCTGAAGCAACTGGAGAATTTATTCATCATTAAGTACCTAGAAGTCGTAGAAGTGGATAAGAAACC GTATATCGTCATGGAATTGTGCCAGGGCTCCTTAAAGGAGTACGTTCTAGGAACGTTGAAACGAATTCCTAAAGACTCGTTCGatgacaaaataataataagtcaAGTAGCCCTTGGCATGGCCTACCTCCACAGCAAAGGAATCATCCACAAGGATTTAAAACTCGAAAATATCCTACTTCAATGTCAACCGCCTAAATCCAATATTATATTGATCAAGATCGCTGATTTTGGAATTGCTAAAAAACTGAAACCGGAATCTTCTAGTTTCAGTGTGACTAGTCTCCCTGGTACACAATCTTACATGGCACCCGAACTTCTCCGTGCTCCTGAAGGCCTTTATCCGGCCAATTTTTCCAGCGACGTGTATGCTTTGGGCATAACAATTGCGCGAATTGTGTTAAAAGGAGATCATCCTTTCCCTGGCCCCCTTTACGCACAAACGAATTCCATGGCTCGGGGGATGGTTCCACCAAATCTTCAACATCTCAATTGGGACCTGATTGATTTGATCCTCAAATTAACAGATAAAGATCCAGGAAAACGTCCTAGCATGGCCTTAGTTTTGTGCCATCCATATTTCGTCTTGACAAATGACAAGACCAAAAGACATTTCATCGATCATCTATGGGCACACAGCAATTCGAAGGAGgataaaaagaattcaatGAAACAAATGTTCAACAGCCACAATTTCCAGGAGTGGTACACAACAATCACTGCTGATACGCAAGAAACTGCCAAGGAGATCGCCGATAGGGAGGAAACTCATCGATTGTTTAGCCAA ATTCAACCAGATTGCACAGTTGAAAGTTTGTACGGTCCGGCCaaacaatacaaacaaaaaattcaaaacgtaTTGAAAGCGGAATACGATGATAAAATTGCAAATCAAATCAACCAG ATCATTTCGAATCACGTTCTGTTTGTTCACGATCATACCCATGGTCGCACAATTTCGCAACCCACTGCCGAATCGATTGACCATAGAGAAACATCGGAAAAGAATGCAAACCTAGGAAATGAAATTAGTAAG ACGAGTACAGTGCAATTTCTACAAAACCAATTTTCCCTAAACCGTTTGCACAAAATGGTTAAAACTAAGCCAGCGCTTTTGGTGTCGTATTTGTGGTCTTGCTTGGCCGACACGATCAACAACAAACCTGCCGATCCATCGGAGACCGCAATGAATCAACAAAACCCGATGTCTTCCGGCAAAAGGAAGTATCAACTAGCACAATTCAGAAAATTG ATTACCAACGAGTTGCAATGGAGCAGTTTGTTCTATGATGACGACGAACAAATCGCCGACGAGCTATGGAAAATGAAGTATCCCGAAAGTAACGAAATTCCACaagaagcgaaaaaagaaattatgcgAACAGCGGCGAAATGCAACATCTCGCCAGCTATTTGGTCGGAATTGCTGAATTGGATGGGAACAAGCGCCGATTCAGTTCTACTTCACGAAGTAGTTCAAAGCCACGTTCCAAATGCTCCAAAAATTGCAGATATGCTtctacaaaaatatttgttgaaGGAAGAACAACTTTCTTCGTTTCATTTGGTGGCCTTTAATGAAGGAAGCTATGCATACGGTATCATGAAAATGCTTTTtgataacaaaataattccAACCGTAACCGAAGATGGACTTACTCCGGTTCACATCGCAGCCCAAAATGAGTCGAATTGCGGATGGGCGATGTTAAAACTTCTCCTGGATAACGGAGCGGACCCAAACGCTCGTTTTCAAAACGGAACCACACCCGTCCACTGGGCCGTCATGAATCAAGGGAGGCACGCAGCCGAAATGTTAAAACTCCTACTCGATCGCGGTGGCGATAGCGATAAGATCGATGAAAATGGTCTCGAGCCAATTCACTATGCAACGTTGAATACTAGTGATTCTGCATTCATGCTGTTGGACGTGCTCCTTAAAAAACGAGGTGCCAACGCCACTGACAGCACTGGAAGAACGTTACTTCACTTTGCAGTGTTAAATGAAGGACATTTTGCACAAGAAATATTAAACAAATTGATTGAAAGTGGAGAAAACCCTAATGCCCGAGATGACAAGGGACGAACCCCCCTTCACTTAGCAACACGCGatgaaaaaattcatcaacttgAATTGATGCGAATTTTGTTACAAAACAGCGGCGATCCGAATGCTATCGATCAATCAGGATGGACACCTGTTCACTACGCAGCGGCTAGTGAAAACGAAGATGCCcatgaaaaactgaaacttTTGTTAACTTGTAAGGAAAATTTAACTATTCAAGACAAAGACGGACTCACACCTATTCATTGTACCATCATCAATAAAGGCAAATGTGGGgacaaaatgagaaaactgGTGGGTGTAAACccagaaaaaacaaacgcacACCTCAACTGCAATGGTGAAACGCTTCTTCATAACCTTGTCAGTAAGAATGACGGTAAACTGGATCTTGTTCAAATGGTAATCGATAATGGAGGCGATCCCAACGCAACAGACAAGTTTGGACGCTCACCTGTTCACTCAGTTGTAAGGCTGAACGAGTCACTCGCGGGACTAAACATGTTGAGGTTGCTGCTTGAAAATGGAGGAAACGTTAACCTACAAGACAAGGCAAACCAATTCACACCTGTTCATTATGCGGCATCTAGTTTGAAACTGGGAGTACCTGAAAAGATGAAGATCCTCCTTAAAAGCGGCGGAGATGTAAATAAGCAGGGCAATGACAGGATCACACCTTTACATTTAGCGGTTGGAAACTCGGGAATTTACGGACCTCAACTGACAAGAATGTTACTCAAACTTGAAGCTAATCCGAATGCTATGGATACCCAACAGCGAACGCCTTTGCATGAAGCAATCAGAAATGCGCAAGATGACATTAGTTTTGACGCTATCCACCAACTGGTCGGAATGGGTGCAAATCCGAACGCTCGCGATAGCAACGGATGGACGCCGATGCATTACGCCGTCCAACATAGAAGACGCAATTCGGTCAAAATGGTGGAGCTTCTGTTACAACATGGAGGAAGCATGAAGATCAAAGACAATAAAGGGATGACGCCCCACCGTCTTGCCAAATGCTGCCTGCCCGAGTGCTTGCCTATTTATAAACGTCTAAATAACGAAGAATAA